From Segatella copri, the proteins below share one genomic window:
- a CDS encoding oligosaccharide flippase family protein, giving the protein MASLKSLAKDTAIYGLSSIIGRFLNYLLVPLYTAKISAASGGYGVITNMYAYTALLLVILTYGMETTFFRFVNKEGENSEKVYHTVLSMVGFTSLLFIALVFLFITPLSDAMGYADHPAYVWTMFVTVAIDAFQCIPFAYLRYKKRPLKFAAFKLLFIGLNIALNLVYYVIMDGHDVGYAFYINLVCTASITFCFYKELKEGFMGEKCSWSECKVLVRKMMGYSWPILVLGIAGILNQTADKILFPYIYEKGDAHAQLGIYGAASKIAMIMAMITQAFRYAYEPFVFGKAKDKDNRQTYASAMKYFVIFTLLAFLVVVGYLDVLRHIIGRDYWDGLKVVPIVMAAEIMMGVYFNLSFWYKLIDKTIWGAYFSGIGCAVLIAINVIFVPVYGYIACAWAGFAGYGTAMLLSYFVGQKKYPINYPVKEIMIYVVLALILFAGMTEANRYFSSGIACLINTVLILIFAAYLVKKDFPLKSLPVVGKYFRK; this is encoded by the coding sequence ATGGCAAGTTTAAAATCACTCGCAAAGGATACCGCCATCTATGGTTTGAGCAGTATCATCGGCAGATTCCTCAACTATCTGCTTGTACCACTCTATACGGCTAAGATCAGCGCCGCCAGTGGTGGTTATGGTGTTATCACCAACATGTACGCCTATACGGCGTTACTCCTCGTTATCCTGACCTACGGAATGGAGACCACCTTCTTCCGTTTCGTCAACAAGGAAGGAGAAAACTCAGAAAAGGTTTATCACACGGTATTGAGCATGGTGGGATTCACTTCCCTACTCTTCATCGCCCTGGTATTCCTCTTCATCACGCCTTTGAGCGATGCGATGGGCTATGCCGACCATCCGGCTTATGTATGGACCATGTTCGTAACCGTGGCTATTGATGCCTTCCAGTGCATTCCGTTCGCTTACCTCAGATACAAGAAGCGCCCGCTGAAGTTTGCCGCCTTCAAGTTGCTCTTCATCGGTCTGAACATTGCGCTCAACCTGGTTTACTACGTCATCATGGATGGTCACGATGTGGGTTATGCTTTCTACATCAACTTGGTTTGTACCGCCTCCATCACCTTCTGTTTCTACAAGGAGCTGAAGGAAGGATTCATGGGCGAGAAATGCTCCTGGAGCGAATGTAAGGTGCTCGTCAGGAAGATGATGGGCTACAGCTGGCCAATCCTCGTGCTCGGTATTGCCGGTATTCTGAACCAGACAGCCGACAAGATTCTCTTCCCTTACATCTATGAGAAGGGCGATGCTCATGCGCAGCTCGGAATCTACGGAGCAGCCAGCAAGATTGCGATGATCATGGCGATGATAACCCAGGCTTTCCGTTATGCTTACGAGCCATTCGTATTCGGCAAGGCGAAGGATAAGGACAACCGACAGACTTACGCTTCGGCGATGAAGTATTTCGTAATCTTCACCCTGCTCGCCTTCCTGGTGGTAGTAGGTTATCTGGATGTATTGCGCCACATCATCGGTCGCGACTACTGGGATGGTTTGAAGGTAGTGCCTATCGTAATGGCTGCCGAAATCATGATGGGAGTATATTTCAACCTCAGTTTCTGGTACAAGCTCATCGACAAGACCATCTGGGGTGCTTACTTCTCGGGCATCGGTTGTGCGGTATTGATTGCCATCAACGTTATCTTCGTACCAGTTTATGGTTACATCGCCTGTGCCTGGGCCGGTTTCGCAGGTTATGGAACAGCCATGCTTCTCTCCTACTTTGTAGGTCAGAAGAAGTATCCAATCAACTATCCGGTGAAGGAGATTATGATTTATGTGGTTCTCGCCCTCATCCTCTTCGCCGGAATGACCGAGGCTAACAGATACTTCTCCAGTGGAATTGCCTGCCTCATCAACACGGTGCTCATCCTCATCTTCGCCGCTTATCTCGTGAAGAAGGATTTCCCATTAAAGAGTCTGCCAGTGGTAGGAAAATACTTTAGAAAGTAA
- a CDS encoding nucleoside recognition domain-containing protein — translation MVLNYIWIAFFVIAFIFALIGLAMGDTTIFQKIVDSTFDSSKNAFEISLGLTGVLALWLGIMKIGEKAGVVNVLARALSPVFTRLFPDIPKNHPVMGSIFMNIASNMLGLDNAATPTGLKAMQQMQELNTKKDTATNPMIMFLVLNTSGLTIIPTTILAFRASYGAAQPTDVFIPILMATLVATLAGIIITSLWQRINILQPVLLATLLGMCAFVGIIIWGFGQMDKDTMNTVTTLASNMILLGIILCFILAGFWKKVNVYDAFIEGAKEGFTTAVKIIPYLVAILVGIGVFRASGAMDMVIQGISWSVEQCGLNADFVGALPTAIMKPLSGSGARGMMLEAMKNYGPDSFVGRLSCIFQGSTDTTFYILAVYFGSVSIRNTRHAVACGLLADLAGVIAAIAIAYLFFG, via the coding sequence ATGGTTTTAAATTACATTTGGATAGCATTTTTCGTGATTGCGTTCATCTTCGCACTCATCGGATTGGCAATGGGAGATACGACTATCTTCCAGAAGATTGTAGATTCCACCTTCGACTCTTCCAAGAATGCCTTCGAGATTTCTCTCGGACTTACGGGCGTGCTCGCCCTCTGGCTTGGCATCATGAAGATTGGAGAGAAGGCGGGAGTAGTGAATGTGTTGGCCCGAGCACTCAGCCCGGTCTTCACCCGTCTCTTCCCCGATATTCCGAAGAACCATCCGGTGATGGGAAGCATCTTCATGAATATCGCTTCGAATATGCTGGGACTCGATAATGCGGCAACACCAACAGGATTGAAGGCGATGCAGCAGATGCAGGAGCTCAACACGAAAAAGGATACGGCAACGAACCCGATGATCATGTTCCTGGTTCTGAACACATCAGGACTCACCATCATCCCTACCACCATCCTCGCCTTCCGTGCCTCCTATGGTGCAGCCCAGCCTACGGATGTCTTCATCCCTATCCTGATGGCTACGCTCGTGGCTACGCTTGCCGGAATCATCATCACTTCGCTCTGGCAGCGCATCAATATCCTGCAGCCGGTATTGCTCGCTACTCTGTTGGGAATGTGCGCCTTCGTAGGCATCATCATATGGGGATTCGGACAGATGGACAAGGATACGATGAACACGGTTACCACCCTGGCTTCTAACATGATTCTCCTGGGCATCATCCTCTGTTTCATCCTGGCTGGTTTCTGGAAGAAGGTGAATGTATATGATGCATTTATCGAGGGAGCGAAGGAAGGTTTTACTACTGCGGTGAAGATTATCCCTTATCTCGTAGCGATTCTCGTGGGCATCGGCGTGTTCCGTGCTTCGGGAGCGATGGATATGGTGATTCAAGGCATTTCGTGGTCGGTAGAACAATGCGGTTTGAACGCTGATTTCGTAGGCGCCCTACCTACCGCCATCATGAAACCGCTGTCGGGAAGTGGTGCACGAGGCATGATGCTGGAGGCGATGAAGAACTATGGTCCTGATTCGTTTGTGGGCAGATTGAGCTGCATCTTCCAGGGTTCCACCGATACCACCTTCTATATATTGGCAGTATATTTCGGAAGCGTAAGCATCAGGAATACCCGCCACGCCGTGGCTTGCGGCTTGCTCGCCGATTTGGCTGGAGTCATCGCAGCAATCGCTATTGCATATTTATTCTTCGGATAA
- a CDS encoding zinc ribbon domain-containing protein — protein MDTKHKRCPYCGEEILAVAKKCRYCGEWLDADTEKSMTQKVDSIEPEEASTTVDREEKTSFWRKSWKVLSAILVVILFVGIKVGLKEGGRELVKEAAKAQTTKGDTLSDEAQEVYAFKMLKEGDDYFWYLTDGGDNVYVYDDETSYEDFVFPAIVSGELKRRLLLIMEMKYPSKTFWHSAECERHTVDAFNQYGSCVMELPMKERKELDGVDITEVINKAYYDWNPFLVRIVDKGYGFQTYCVRKSQEWDGQRFVRFSRGENDGIKMEINSTNAFL, from the coding sequence ATGGATACAAAGCATAAACGTTGCCCCTATTGTGGGGAGGAAATCCTTGCCGTGGCAAAAAAATGTAGATATTGCGGTGAATGGCTTGATGCTGACACAGAAAAGTCTATGACTCAAAAAGTAGATAGTATAGAGCCTGAAGAGGCAAGCACCACAGTTGATCGTGAGGAGAAAACATCTTTCTGGCGAAAGTCTTGGAAGGTGCTTTCTGCTATACTTGTGGTAATTCTGTTTGTTGGGATAAAAGTAGGACTGAAAGAAGGGGGCAGAGAGCTTGTGAAAGAAGCAGCAAAAGCACAAACTACAAAAGGTGATACTTTATCTGACGAAGCACAAGAAGTATATGCATTTAAAATGCTGAAAGAGGGTGATGACTATTTCTGGTATTTGACGGATGGAGGTGATAATGTGTACGTTTATGACGATGAAACATCATACGAGGATTTTGTCTTTCCTGCAATTGTATCAGGCGAGTTGAAAAGAAGATTGCTTCTGATAATGGAGATGAAGTATCCTAGTAAAACGTTTTGGCATTCTGCAGAGTGTGAACGTCATACCGTTGATGCTTTTAACCAATATGGAAGCTGCGTGATGGAACTTCCGATGAAAGAACGGAAGGAATTGGATGGCGTGGATATAACAGAAGTGATAAACAAAGCATATTACGATTGGAATCCTTTTCTGGTAAGAATCGTAGATAAGGGATATGGCTTCCAAACTTATTGCGTCAGAAAATCTCAAGAGTGGGATGGACAAAGGTTCGTAAGATTTTCGCGAGGAGAAAATGATGGGATAAAGATGGAAATAAATAGTACTAATGCTTTTCTATAA
- a CDS encoding IS256 family transposase, giving the protein MDNLEIDYKKAAQQLRSSEALFGKDGALAPLLERILNSALEGEMDAHLSEEERSSGNRRNGKMGKKVQTKYGEVTIETPRDRDGTFQPETVKKRETILANGMADQIIEMYAMGTSTRDISSYFEREFNTTLSADTISSITDRVLPEITAWKSRMLDPVYAICWLDAIHYKVKDENGRAVTRAIYNILGINKEGQKELLGMYVSKSEGANFWLEVLTDLQNRGVRDLLICCIDGLKGFPDAIQSVFPESSVQLCIVHQIRNSIKYVGSKHQKEFIKDLRTVYGAVNKDSAAANLDLLESKWGEMYPIVIKSWRDNWERLTEYFQYTPAIRKLIYTTNTVEGYHRQVRKVTKTKGVFPTDNSLEKLVYLAYRNIRKKWTMPLANWGQISQQLAIKFGDRFKIM; this is encoded by the coding sequence ATGGACAACTTAGAAATTGATTACAAGAAAGCAGCTCAGCAGTTGCGTAGTAGTGAAGCCTTATTTGGCAAGGACGGAGCATTAGCTCCATTGTTAGAGCGTATTCTCAACTCAGCTCTCGAAGGTGAGATGGACGCTCATTTAAGTGAAGAGGAACGCTCTTCCGGCAACCGTCGTAATGGTAAGATGGGTAAGAAGGTTCAAACAAAATATGGTGAGGTCACTATAGAGACTCCTCGTGACCGAGACGGAACTTTCCAACCTGAGACCGTAAAGAAGCGTGAGACTATTCTTGCCAATGGCATGGCAGACCAGATTATTGAGATGTACGCCATGGGCACCAGCACACGTGACATCAGCAGCTACTTTGAGCGTGAGTTCAACACAACTCTATCAGCCGATACTATCAGCTCTATAACAGACCGTGTATTACCCGAAATCACCGCCTGGAAGTCTCGCATGCTCGATCCTGTATATGCCATTTGCTGGCTTGATGCTATCCATTATAAGGTAAAGGATGAGAATGGCAGAGCTGTCACACGAGCCATTTACAACATTCTTGGTATCAACAAGGAAGGCCAAAAAGAACTGTTAGGTATGTATGTGTCTAAGAGTGAAGGAGCTAACTTCTGGCTAGAAGTTCTTACGGATCTTCAGAACCGTGGTGTTCGAGACCTCTTGATTTGTTGTATTGATGGTCTCAAAGGCTTCCCAGATGCCATCCAAAGCGTATTTCCTGAGAGTTCTGTGCAGCTCTGTATTGTCCATCAGATACGCAATTCTATCAAGTATGTTGGCAGTAAGCATCAAAAGGAGTTTATCAAGGATTTAAGAACAGTATATGGTGCAGTAAACAAAGACTCCGCTGCTGCTAATTTAGACCTGTTAGAGTCTAAGTGGGGAGAGATGTACCCAATTGTCATCAAGTCATGGCGTGACAATTGGGAACGTCTGACAGAGTATTTCCAATATACTCCAGCCATCCGTAAACTCATTTATACGACCAATACGGTTGAGGGGTATCACAGACAGGTAAGAAAGGTCACAAAGACTAAAGGGGTCTTTCCTACGGATAATTCTTTGGAGAAGCTTGTGTACTTAGCTTACCGCAACATCCGTAAGAAATGGACTATGCCACTGGCAAATTGGGGACAAATTTCTCAACAATTGGCAATAAAATTTGGAGATAGATTTAAAATTATGTAA